Proteins from a genomic interval of SAR202 cluster bacterium:
- a CDS encoding LLM class flavin-dependent oxidoreductase: protein MKFGFFMMPLHHPSENPTLAFERDLDFIEYVEKLGFDECFIGEHHSAAWETIPAPDIFIAMAAARTKRITLGTGVINLPYHHPFHVAERMAFLDHLTRGRLVMGVGPGVLATDIILFGLSVDQVRPMMNESLEIIVKLLETDGPVTHEGRYWQIKDMELQLKSYQQPRLPIAMASSGSLNSLEQAGMYGLPVWSLANSPMAGAVPIEQQWDVIEGAAKKAGKAVRRDDWRVVNYLYVAESREQALAEIRDGVKTALSYNDGNGSLRQYLSRPDQTFDELTVEEVIQNRSWIVGDPDQVTRELEELFNKTGGIGGFLITINEWGPVQTTYKSLELFARYVMPRFQGHTASLERVWKKTQKWNRDGVIQKYRRGMQTTVEKKA, encoded by the coding sequence GTGAAATTTGGATTTTTTATGATGCCGCTCCACCATCCCAGCGAGAATCCTACCCTAGCCTTTGAACGCGATCTGGATTTCATCGAGTACGTCGAGAAGCTGGGCTTCGACGAATGTTTCATCGGCGAGCACCACTCGGCGGCATGGGAGACTATACCGGCGCCCGACATCTTCATCGCCATGGCTGCCGCCCGCACCAAGCGCATCACCCTTGGCACTGGCGTCATCAACCTCCCTTACCACCATCCCTTCCACGTGGCCGAGCGGATGGCTTTCCTCGACCATCTCACCCGCGGCCGGCTGGTCATGGGCGTCGGCCCGGGCGTGCTAGCTACCGACATCATCCTGTTCGGCCTGTCGGTGGACCAGGTGCGGCCTATGATGAACGAATCGTTGGAGATCATTGTCAAGCTCCTGGAGACGGACGGGCCCGTTACCCATGAGGGTCGGTACTGGCAGATTAAAGACATGGAATTGCAGCTCAAGTCCTACCAGCAGCCTCGACTGCCGATCGCCATGGCAAGCTCAGGCAGCCTCAACAGCCTGGAGCAGGCGGGGATGTACGGGCTGCCGGTATGGTCTCTAGCGAACTCGCCCATGGCGGGCGCGGTGCCGATTGAGCAGCAGTGGGACGTAATAGAGGGCGCGGCGAAGAAGGCGGGGAAGGCCGTGCGCCGCGACGACTGGCGAGTGGTGAACTACCTCTATGTGGCCGAGAGCCGGGAGCAGGCCCTGGCAGAGATTCGAGACGGCGTTAAGACCGCCCTGAGTTACAACGACGGCAACGGCAGCCTGCGTCAGTACCTGAGCCGCCCTGACCAGACCTTCGACGAGCTAACCGTGGAAGAGGTCATCCAGAACCGGAGCTGGATTGTGGGCGACCCGGACCAGGTGACGCGCGAACTGGAGGAGCTTTTTAACAAGACAGGCGGCATCGGCGGGTTCCTCATTACGATTAACGAATGGGGGCCGGTGCAGACCACCTACAAGTCGTTAGAGCTTTTCGCGCGATATGTGATGCCTCGATTTCAGGGCCACACCGCCAGCCTGGAGCGAGTGTGGAA
- the cydC gene encoding thiol reductant ABC exporter subunit CydC — MYFNQRLWAFTAGIRWRLALAVFFGMLTAVAGVSRLALSGYAIALVVEGKPTDQIVLAVAGVWVAVVARACFQYLKEMTGHRAAVEVQIKMRRELYSRALALGPGALDQKRAGDVLVSLVEGVDQLESYFGEYLPQMAVAALTPLGLFIFMGLLDIQTAAIYLGFALLTLIGPAAFHKWNADGSLKRRQAYGDLSADFLDSVQGLATLKAFGQSKARGNILADKAHHVFRSTMGVLARNSGTTGVTWFGITAGAAAALAWGAVRVENGTLELTTLLIVVMLGVEVFRPLRELTSLYHRGMLGMSAAQAVFDLVDAKAQVEDAPPTAGAPQKLEPIIEFQNVTFSYPAGRGAALQDLSFKLNAGETIGVVGPSGAGKSTLVWLAMRFFDPQQGRILLGGHDLRTLPLSTIRQHVAVVTQDTYLFHGTVAENLRPGSPQASPSQLEEAARAANAHDFIMALPNGYDTLIGERGIRLSGGQRQRIAIARALLKDAPILLLDEALSSVDTENESVIQQALERLMKGRTTLVIAHRLSSVINADRILVLEQGSLVQQGRHRELIGKAGVYSDLMAIQMGVEAQEYERKLAVGAVAANANGAAPSNGRAVESLGFQAQTSIISASSALGTGQIFRRLLQLVGPWRLMLTVTFILGVLRVFVLIGIGVASALLVREVSPGQGGEIAGFIVALAVMAFLTPILNWSESWLSHDIAFRLLAEMRIDVYKKLDPLAPAYLVRHRSGDIVSIVTSDVETIEYFFAHTIAPAFVAVVVPATIMIVLGVFQWELAMILLLFLILVALTPFIGNKALSRVASGSREQLGEINAHMVDSVQGMREIVAFSAEKHRLNEVTANQRKYAAHRIRFFKHITFQRVAIETLIGLGGVSVLTAGAYFARQGDLSPAILPLLSLIALSSFIPVSEIAQVGKQLADTVASARRVFAVHDEPVPVQDGPGVTLSRNGRAGSAIEFQDVRFSYGPGLSEALRGLNFSVAPGQTVAIVGRSGAGKTTSAHLLLRFWDPVSGQIRLDGQDLRDFKLDDLRQSIALVAQDTYLFNTTIKENLKVAKPDATDAEIIVAAKEAHAHEFIAAMPQGYDTPVGERGMQLSGGQRQRIAIARAVLKGAPVLVLDEATSHLDAVNERLVRDALSKLMKGRTTLVIAHRLSTVRDADKILVLDQGQVVEEGRHDELLNRGGLYARLVSSQVTAQPSPAADG, encoded by the coding sequence ATGTATTTCAACCAACGTCTCTGGGCCTTCACGGCTGGTATACGATGGCGGCTTGCCCTGGCAGTATTCTTCGGGATGCTGACCGCCGTCGCGGGCGTGAGCCGCCTGGCCCTGTCCGGTTATGCCATCGCCCTGGTGGTGGAAGGCAAGCCCACGGACCAGATTGTGCTGGCGGTGGCGGGCGTGTGGGTGGCCGTGGTGGCCCGCGCCTGCTTCCAGTACCTGAAGGAGATGACGGGGCATCGCGCCGCCGTGGAAGTCCAGATAAAGATGCGGCGGGAGCTCTATAGCCGCGCTCTGGCCCTGGGCCCCGGCGCCCTGGACCAGAAACGCGCCGGCGATGTCCTGGTATCGCTGGTTGAAGGCGTCGACCAGCTCGAATCCTATTTTGGCGAATATCTCCCCCAGATGGCCGTGGCCGCGCTGACGCCTCTGGGCCTGTTTATTTTCATGGGCCTGCTGGACATTCAGACCGCCGCCATATACCTCGGCTTCGCCCTCCTTACCCTCATCGGCCCCGCCGCCTTCCATAAGTGGAATGCCGACGGCAGCCTCAAGCGGCGTCAGGCCTACGGCGACCTCAGCGCCGACTTCCTCGACAGCGTCCAGGGCCTCGCCACCCTTAAAGCCTTCGGGCAGAGCAAAGCCCGGGGCAATATCCTCGCCGATAAGGCCCATCATGTATTTAGAAGCACCATGGGCGTCCTGGCGCGCAATTCCGGCACCACCGGCGTCACCTGGTTTGGCATCACAGCGGGCGCCGCGGCGGCCCTAGCCTGGGGCGCCGTCCGAGTCGAAAACGGCACGTTGGAACTTACAACACTCCTAATTGTCGTCATGCTGGGCGTTGAGGTGTTCCGGCCTCTGCGTGAGCTAACCAGCCTCTATCATCGCGGTATGCTGGGCATGTCCGCCGCCCAGGCTGTCTTTGACCTCGTCGACGCCAAGGCCCAGGTCGAGGACGCTCCGCCTACCGCTGGCGCGCCGCAAAAACTGGAGCCGATCATCGAGTTCCAGAACGTGACTTTCTCCTACCCGGCGGGCCGGGGCGCGGCGCTGCAAGACCTCTCCTTCAAACTCAATGCCGGCGAGACCATCGGCGTCGTCGGGCCCAGCGGGGCGGGCAAAAGCACGCTGGTGTGGCTGGCGATGCGCTTTTTCGACCCCCAGCAGGGCCGCATCCTCCTGGGCGGCCACGACCTGCGAACCCTGCCCCTGTCCACCATCCGCCAGCACGTCGCGGTGGTGACCCAAGACACCTATCTCTTCCATGGCACGGTGGCCGAGAACCTGCGGCCTGGCAGCCCTCAGGCTTCTCCGTCCCAACTGGAGGAAGCCGCCCGCGCCGCCAACGCCCACGATTTCATCATGGCCCTGCCTAACGGCTACGACACCCTCATCGGCGAGCGGGGCATACGCCTGTCCGGCGGCCAGCGGCAGCGCATCGCCATCGCCCGCGCGCTGCTAAAAGACGCGCCGATACTGCTGTTAGACGAGGCGCTGTCCAGCGTCGATACCGAGAATGAAAGCGTTATCCAGCAGGCCCTGGAACGGCTGATGAAGGGCCGCACCACCCTGGTCATCGCCCACCGGCTGTCCAGCGTCATCAACGCCGACCGCATACTGGTATTAGAGCAAGGGAGCCTGGTCCAGCAAGGGAGGCATAGGGAACTCATCGGCAAAGCCGGCGTTTACAGCGACCTCATGGCTATCCAGATGGGGGTGGAAGCCCAGGAGTACGAGCGAAAGCTCGCTGTTGGCGCAGTGGCGGCTAATGCTAATGGCGCGGCTCCGTCTAATGGACGCGCCGTAGAGAGTCTCGGGTTTCAGGCCCAGACCAGCATCATAAGCGCATCCTCGGCCCTGGGCACAGGCCAGATCTTTAGACGCCTCCTCCAGCTTGTCGGGCCGTGGCGTCTGATGCTTACCGTCACATTTATCCTCGGCGTGCTGCGCGTCTTCGTCCTCATCGGCATCGGCGTCGCCAGCGCGCTGCTGGTGCGGGAGGTGTCGCCAGGGCAGGGCGGTGAGATCGCCGGCTTCATCGTGGCCCTGGCGGTGATGGCCTTCCTCACACCCATCCTCAATTGGAGCGAAAGCTGGCTGTCCCACGACATCGCCTTCAGGCTGCTGGCCGAGATGCGCATCGACGTGTATAAAAAGCTGGACCCCCTGGCGCCGGCCTACCTGGTGCGCCACCGCTCCGGCGACATCGTCAGCATCGTCACCAGCGACGTCGAGACCATCGAATACTTCTTCGCCCACACCATCGCCCCCGCCTTTGTGGCCGTCGTCGTGCCCGCCACCATAATGATTGTTCTGGGCGTGTTCCAGTGGGAGCTGGCGATGATTCTATTACTGTTCCTCATATTGGTCGCTTTGACGCCCTTTATCGGCAACAAGGCACTCTCCCGTGTGGCCTCCGGCTCAAGAGAGCAGCTTGGCGAGATCAACGCTCACATGGTCGACAGCGTCCAGGGGATGCGCGAGATTGTGGCCTTCAGCGCTGAGAAACACAGATTGAACGAGGTTACCGCAAACCAGCGCAAATACGCCGCGCATCGAATCCGATTCTTCAAGCACATAACCTTCCAGCGGGTCGCCATCGAGACCCTTATAGGACTAGGCGGCGTTTCCGTCCTCACCGCCGGCGCCTACTTCGCCCGCCAGGGCGACCTTTCCCCCGCCATCCTGCCACTCCTCAGCCTCATCGCCCTGTCCTCCTTCATCCCCGTGTCTGAAATCGCCCAGGTCGGCAAGCAGTTGGCCGACACCGTCGCCAGCGCGCGTCGGGTCTTCGCCGTCCACGACGAGCCCGTGCCCGTCCAGGATGGCCCCGGCGTTACGCTGTCAAGAAACGGCCGCGCGGGCTCGGCCATCGAATTCCAGGATGTGCGCTTCTCCTACGGCCCAGGCCTGTCTGAGGCGTTGCGGGGCCTGAATTTCTCGGTGGCGCCGGGGCAGACGGTGGCGATTGTGGGCCGCAGCGGCGCCGGCAAGACCACCTCCGCCCACCTGCTGCTTCGATTCTGGGACCCCGTCAGCGGCCAGATACGGCTGGACGGCCAGGACCTGCGCGACTTCAAGCTGGACGACCTTCGCCAGTCCATCGCCCTGGTGGCCCAGGACACTTACCTATTCAATACCACCATTAAAGAGAACCTGAAGGTTGCGAAGCCGGACGCCACCGACGCGGAGATCATCGTCGCCGCCAAAGAGGCCCACGCCCATGAATTCATCGCCGCTATGCCCCAGGGCTACGATACGCCGGTGGGCGAACGCGGGATGCAGCTATCGGGCGGCC